The following coding sequences are from one Enterococcus sp. 4G2_DIV0659 window:
- the queG gene encoding tRNA epoxyqueuosine(34) reductase QueG — protein MTLKQKIIAESKRLGIDKIGFASAEPFYELENSLREQRERGFNSGFEHQVIEERIYPEKTFENPKTIISIALAYPTKIEGKVPRDEKRGMFARASWGIDYHDVLRDRLTKLIDFIQSQAESLEETENWRFAPQVDTGELVDVAVAQRAGLGFIGRNGLLITEEFGSFVYLGEIVTNIDFEVDEPVPFGCGECTRCVTACPTQALLGDGSMNAKKCLSYQTQTKEMMPEEYRKKMHNVIYGCDICQLVCPYNRGKDFHFHEEMEPEVDTVYPKLKPMLSISNKDFKKQFGHLSGSWRGKKPIQRNALIALANLGDRSALPEILVCAKQDVRPVIRGTAAWAIGKLGNKEADVWIDVLNELLKKEQDEEVLVELRNAIKRLEG, from the coding sequence ATGACATTAAAACAAAAAATCATAGCTGAAAGCAAGCGTTTAGGGATTGATAAGATTGGTTTTGCTTCAGCTGAGCCATTTTATGAATTGGAAAATTCATTGAGAGAACAAAGAGAACGTGGATTTAACTCAGGTTTTGAGCATCAAGTGATTGAAGAACGAATTTATCCGGAAAAAACGTTTGAGAATCCTAAAACGATTATTTCCATTGCGTTAGCTTATCCTACCAAAATAGAGGGGAAAGTTCCAAGAGATGAAAAGCGCGGGATGTTTGCTAGGGCTTCATGGGGAATCGATTATCACGATGTTTTACGTGATCGTTTAACAAAATTGATTGATTTTATTCAATCGCAAGCAGAAAGTCTGGAAGAAACGGAAAACTGGCGGTTTGCACCTCAAGTCGATACAGGTGAATTAGTTGATGTTGCTGTTGCTCAACGGGCTGGGTTAGGCTTTATTGGAAGAAATGGGTTATTGATCACAGAGGAATTCGGTTCGTTTGTATATTTAGGAGAGATCGTAACCAATATTGATTTTGAAGTAGATGAGCCAGTACCTTTTGGTTGTGGTGAGTGCACTCGTTGTGTGACGGCATGTCCTACTCAAGCGCTTTTGGGGGATGGCAGTATGAATGCCAAAAAATGTTTATCTTATCAAACGCAAACAAAAGAGATGATGCCAGAAGAATATCGGAAAAAAATGCATAATGTGATTTATGGCTGCGATATTTGTCAGCTAGTTTGTCCATATAATCGCGGGAAGGATTTTCATTTTCACGAAGAAATGGAGCCGGAAGTGGATACTGTTTACCCTAAATTAAAACCAATGCTAAGTATTTCCAATAAAGACTTCAAAAAACAGTTCGGTCATCTTTCCGGTTCTTGGCGTGGGAAAAAGCCGATACAAAGAAATGCGTTGATTGCGCTGGCAAATTTAGGTGATCGTAGTGCGTTGCCAGAAATTTTAGTCTGTGCAAAACAAGATGTTCGTCCTGTAATCAGAGGAACAGCTGCATGGGCGATTGGCAAGTTAGGAAATAAAGAAGCGGATGTCTGGATAGATGTTTTGAATGAATTATTGAAAAAAGAACAAGACGAAGAAGTACTTGTGGAACTAAGAAATGCAATTAAACGTTTGGAAGGATGA
- a CDS encoding MucBP domain-containing protein, whose amino-acid sequence MKKRNNIRILKKTTIHTVMLLALLAPSFLTFSLVFAEDSTLTTEQANMSQLQASEETAETSFDSTETVESSTLETQQEPAIVPNSDETEVTTTTTDSTVTSEATTFAAPKDDIVIITDPFLKQEIITALRLPDGSELTKTDLERLTYLDLRSSQISSLSGLEHARNLTTIYNNTDNNITDFSPLEQLSSLTYVTLQTRSLTSANFPDLSKSTGITNLSLGSTSIDNEVLPKIAQLRSLVRIYMDSNINITTIAPFKALPNLKSLSVQFCGITDFTVINDFPALNDLAAFGQNTGRSDLPTTLGRSSLDYDFDQETLFIPFSIMPNRLTNFDGYIPPFTTSNSASNTYFAFNGEQLPASRLQITEQGITVLGVTKDEFVALSSFKYNARLNNLAGTYAKPEGFTFYAISAGTYLHQFNIVNDGKPVTVHYQDTEGNKLLESETHSGLVGQSFEFSASTIPNYRLVETQGETSGTFSDQEQTITFVYKKITAPIIEPNGKVIIRYMDTNNKNIINPIEKSDTVGSPFETEKLVFDGYTFKEVKGNTSGLFTEEDQEVTYIYSKNDDKTEPTTSTDSTGTEDTTSSTTDNTSTTETRSAVTNKLANTSTSTSESSKTSDPENKQKLPSTGEQQNNLLLVLGLIVVGFLSFVFFFKKAKQKK is encoded by the coding sequence ATGAAAAAAAGGAATAACATAAGGATATTGAAAAAGACAACGATTCATACAGTCATGCTTCTTGCTCTTTTAGCACCAAGTTTTCTCACGTTCTCTCTTGTTTTTGCTGAGGATAGCACGCTCACAACTGAGCAAGCTAACATGTCTCAACTGCAAGCTTCTGAGGAAACAGCAGAAACGTCTTTTGACTCTACTGAAACAGTCGAAAGTTCTACTCTTGAGACGCAACAAGAACCAGCAATCGTACCAAATTCGGATGAAACTGAAGTAACTACTACAACGACAGACTCCACAGTTACATCAGAAGCAACGACATTCGCTGCTCCTAAAGATGATATTGTGATTATTACAGATCCTTTTTTAAAACAAGAAATTATAACTGCTTTACGTTTGCCTGATGGCAGCGAACTTACTAAAACTGACTTGGAGCGTTTGACCTATCTTGATCTTAGGTCTAGCCAGATCAGCAGTCTTTCAGGTTTAGAACATGCCAGAAACTTAACAACTATTTATAATAATACAGATAATAACATAACTGATTTTAGCCCTTTAGAACAACTCTCTTCATTGACGTATGTCACACTTCAAACCAGAAGTTTGACGAGCGCCAACTTCCCAGATTTAAGTAAAAGTACTGGGATTACAAATCTTAGCCTAGGTAGTACTAGTATTGACAATGAAGTCTTGCCTAAAATTGCTCAGTTACGCTCATTAGTCCGAATTTACATGGACTCGAATATAAACATTACTACAATTGCACCATTTAAAGCTCTTCCTAATCTGAAATCTCTTTCTGTTCAGTTTTGTGGAATCACAGATTTCACTGTAATCAATGATTTTCCTGCACTTAATGATCTAGCAGCATTCGGACAAAACACTGGTAGAAGCGACCTGCCAACAACACTTGGGCGTTCTTCCTTAGACTATGACTTTGATCAAGAAACGTTATTTATTCCATTTTCGATAATGCCGAATCGGTTGACAAACTTTGACGGATACATCCCGCCATTTACAACCTCCAATTCTGCCAGCAATACCTATTTTGCTTTTAATGGTGAACAGCTACCAGCGAGTCGTCTACAAATCACAGAGCAAGGAATCACTGTTTTAGGCGTGACCAAAGACGAATTTGTAGCTCTTTCCAGCTTTAAATATAACGCTCGTCTAAATAATCTAGCAGGAACTTATGCTAAACCAGAAGGCTTTACCTTTTATGCAATTTCGGCGGGCACTTATTTACACCAGTTCAATATTGTTAACGATGGAAAACCTGTAACTGTTCACTATCAAGATACTGAAGGCAACAAATTACTAGAGAGCGAAACTCATTCAGGTTTAGTTGGTCAATCTTTTGAATTTTCTGCTTCAACAATTCCCAATTATAGACTAGTTGAGACCCAAGGTGAGACTTCTGGTACGTTCAGCGACCAAGAACAAACGATAACATTTGTTTACAAAAAAATAACTGCACCAATCATTGAGCCAAATGGAAAAGTCATTATCCGCTACATGGATACAAACAACAAAAATATTATAAACCCGATTGAAAAATCTGACACTGTTGGCAGTCCTTTTGAAACTGAAAAACTTGTTTTTGACGGGTATACGTTTAAAGAGGTCAAAGGCAACACTAGTGGTCTATTTACCGAAGAAGATCAAGAAGTTACCTATATTTATAGCAAGAATGACGATAAAACAGAGCCTACCACATCTACTGATTCAACTGGAACTGAAGACACAACAAGTTCTACCACCGACAATACGTCAACAACTGAAACAAGAAGTGCGGTAACAAATAAACTAGCGAACACATCAACAAGTACTAGCGAATCTTCTAAGACAAGTGACCCTGAAAACAAACAGAAATTACCTAGTACGGGTGAACAACAAAACAACCTCCTTCTCGTCCTCGGTCTAATCGTTGTTGGGTTTTTAAGCTTTGTTTTTTTCTTTAAAAAAGCAAAACAAAAAAAGTAA
- a CDS encoding SDR family NAD(P)-dependent oxidoreductase: MMKKVIITGAAGGIGVAAVKKCLDEGYQVLATDKDISALEQLPKHEYLAIQVLDITNTKAVKAFFSRLEQDSSLYGLVNNAGIYFAKNILDYSDAEMEKIWQVNIKGPTICTRFFVECLLFQKSKGRIVNISSISGQEGSSDALYGLSKAALLGLTKSTAMNFAPNILVNAITPTMVETQMMAHIPDWRKKEYQNHQLLTSPVLPEDVANTIAFLLSKQSSHYTGATFDLNNGGYLR, from the coding sequence ATGATGAAAAAAGTAATTATTACAGGAGCGGCTGGAGGGATTGGAGTGGCCGCTGTGAAAAAGTGCTTGGATGAAGGATATCAAGTTCTTGCAACAGATAAGGATATCTCCGCATTAGAACAATTGCCAAAACATGAATATTTAGCTATTCAGGTTCTTGATATAACGAATACTAAGGCAGTTAAAGCCTTCTTTTCACGACTAGAGCAAGATTCCTCGCTCTATGGATTGGTTAATAATGCAGGAATTTATTTCGCCAAAAACATATTGGACTATTCAGATGCAGAAATGGAAAAAATTTGGCAAGTGAATATAAAAGGTCCAACGATTTGTACACGTTTTTTTGTAGAGTGCTTACTTTTTCAAAAATCAAAAGGTCGAATCGTAAATATTTCATCTATTTCAGGTCAAGAAGGGAGTTCAGATGCATTATATGGATTATCAAAAGCAGCTCTTTTAGGATTGACCAAAAGTACTGCTATGAATTTTGCGCCGAATATTTTGGTGAATGCGATCACACCAACGATGGTAGAGACTCAGATGATGGCCCACATTCCAGATTGGCGAAAAAAAGAGTACCAAAATCACCAGCTACTTACATCACCCGTTTTACCAGAAGATGTGGCGAATACGATTGCTTTTCTTTTATCAAAACAGAGTAGTCATTATACTGGAGCTACTTTTGATCTGAATAATGGTGGGTATTTAAGGTGA
- a CDS encoding MucBP domain-containing protein, producing the protein MKKSLKGIILASLISTQVLAAPISALAVTAETTETSETAPQPVEEPKEEVVAPKPGEESTVTETPNKEESTDTTVEEGKKPEETPAPEETPTTPTTPPTEEKPTEKPAEKPGDSKVVASEAKKQAVRAVIADAQATLDAGTYTGESIAPLTAAMAAATTLLAKEGVTDAELDAAIADIAAKKATLVKADVELSFLLNLISAVEEGKKILNNADEFKDIYTPASVAARKAAIQAAVAAGESLLASLVVGEKIDPSLAIPKEADIRAAADAIINAIHSDGGLVRRDHMAEILAEADKLVGSNAATLQDKEAFEAAVAAAVDAYNNALTDKELDDAINALRAAMNNLQLAVIISAVDENGTLIMDETTITGTYKSAWSVTPPAVEGYEFVSASSLARTAFSTASSGTFGDGTNKVTLVYKKVAEGVPTPVPTPQDPSNSLQKPVVIGASNDKAKKNVTDTKKKLPQTGEETSAVASLGFVALAAGALAFFKKRKIEE; encoded by the coding sequence ATGAAAAAATCTTTAAAAGGGATCATTCTAGCTTCACTGATCAGTACACAAGTATTAGCAGCGCCAATTTCAGCTTTAGCTGTGACTGCTGAGACTACTGAAACAAGTGAAACAGCTCCTCAACCTGTTGAAGAGCCAAAAGAAGAAGTTGTTGCACCAAAACCGGGAGAAGAATCAACTGTAACAGAAACACCAAATAAAGAAGAGTCTACAGACACGACTGTAGAAGAAGGCAAAAAGCCGGAAGAAACACCAGCTCCAGAAGAAACACCGACAACACCTACTACACCACCAACAGAAGAAAAACCAACTGAAAAACCAGCTGAAAAGCCAGGAGATTCAAAAGTAGTTGCAAGTGAAGCTAAGAAACAGGCTGTTAGAGCTGTAATTGCAGATGCACAAGCAACACTTGATGCTGGTACTTATACAGGTGAATCGATTGCTCCTTTAACAGCAGCAATGGCAGCTGCGACAACGCTTTTAGCCAAAGAGGGCGTAACAGATGCTGAATTAGATGCTGCAATTGCTGATATTGCAGCTAAAAAAGCAACTTTAGTTAAAGCGGATGTTGAGTTAAGTTTCTTGTTAAACTTAATTTCAGCTGTTGAAGAAGGAAAGAAAATTCTAAACAATGCAGATGAATTTAAAGATATCTATACACCAGCTTCTGTAGCAGCTAGAAAAGCAGCTATTCAAGCAGCTGTGGCTGCTGGCGAATCGCTTCTAGCAAGTCTAGTTGTTGGTGAGAAGATTGATCCAAGTTTAGCTATTCCTAAAGAAGCAGATATTAGAGCTGCAGCAGATGCAATCATCAATGCTATTCATAGCGATGGTGGTTTAGTTCGTAGAGATCATATGGCAGAAATCTTAGCTGAAGCAGATAAATTAGTAGGTTCAAATGCGGCTACTCTTCAAGACAAAGAAGCATTTGAAGCAGCGGTAGCAGCAGCCGTAGATGCTTATAACAATGCATTGACTGATAAAGAGTTAGATGATGCGATCAACGCTCTTAGAGCGGCAATGAATAATCTACAATTAGCAGTGATCATTTCTGCAGTTGATGAAAATGGTACATTGATTATGGATGAAACAACGATCACTGGCACTTACAAATCAGCTTGGTCTGTTACTCCTCCAGCCGTAGAAGGTTACGAGTTCGTTTCTGCTTCTAGCTTAGCACGTACAGCATTTAGTACTGCTTCATCAGGAACATTTGGTGATGGAACAAACAAAGTAACATTAGTTTACAAAAAAGTAGCAGAAGGTGTACCGACACCAGTACCAACACCACAAGATCCAAGTAATTCACTTCAAAAACCTGTAGTGATTGGTGCTTCAAATGATAAAGCGAAGAAAAATGTTACTGATACGAAGAAAAAATTACCACAAACAGGTGAAGAAACAAGCGCAGTGGCGAGTCTTGGATTTGTTGCATTAGCAGCAGGTGCTTTAGCATTTTTCAAAAAAAGAAAAATCGAAGAATAA
- a CDS encoding AAA family ATPase — protein MLELAHKKVTLLIDEMEKVILGKRTIIQLTVAAFLAGGHVLFEDVPGVGKTLMVKTLAKATHGSFQRIQFTPDLLPSDILGVSIYNKSIQSFEFHYGPIFTTVLLADEINRTTPRTQAALLEAMSEKHVTIDNHTYPLDEHFFVLATQNPLDYEGTYPLPEAQLDRFLFKLHIGYPEFSDELTLLLDQTGKELDQVRQVLDTTEISQLKKIVEDIYVDPQVARYALQLVHASRTHENIALGISPRGAISFVKAAKAFAFIEGRTFVTPSDLQRILPATFGHRLLLKNAPHTASKEQLQEIFEQILKKVPVPVRK, from the coding sequence ATGTTGGAATTAGCTCATAAAAAAGTTACTTTACTAATTGATGAAATGGAAAAAGTTATTCTAGGAAAACGCACGATTATTCAACTCACTGTGGCCGCATTTTTAGCTGGCGGTCATGTTCTTTTCGAAGATGTTCCTGGTGTTGGGAAAACATTGATGGTTAAAACATTAGCTAAAGCAACCCATGGAAGCTTTCAGCGGATTCAGTTTACACCCGATCTTTTACCTAGCGATATTTTAGGCGTTTCTATCTATAATAAATCGATTCAATCCTTTGAGTTTCATTACGGTCCCATCTTTACAACCGTTTTATTAGCTGATGAAATCAATCGGACAACACCACGAACTCAGGCGGCTTTGTTAGAAGCGATGTCTGAAAAACATGTGACAATCGATAATCATACATATCCTCTAGATGAACATTTTTTTGTATTAGCCACACAAAATCCATTAGACTATGAAGGAACCTATCCGTTACCAGAAGCTCAGCTAGACCGTTTTTTATTCAAACTTCATATTGGCTATCCCGAATTTTCGGATGAACTAACGTTATTACTGGATCAAACGGGAAAAGAGTTAGATCAAGTCAGACAAGTTCTTGATACTACTGAGATTAGCCAATTAAAGAAAATTGTTGAAGACATTTATGTCGATCCACAAGTAGCTCGCTATGCATTACAACTTGTTCATGCGTCTCGTACGCATGAGAATATTGCACTTGGTATCAGTCCACGTGGTGCAATTTCTTTTGTTAAAGCGGCTAAAGCATTTGCGTTTATTGAAGGACGTACGTTTGTCACACCTAGTGATTTACAACGTATTTTACCAGCAACTTTTGGGCATCGTTTACTATTAAAAAATGCCCCTCATACCGCTTCTAAAGAACAGCTGCAAGAAATCTTCGAACAGATTCTAAAAAAAGTGCCTGTTCCAGTTAGGAAATGA
- a CDS encoding DUF58 domain-containing protein yields MIGLLFFLVAIFLYTLIFNESTGWILFFFLFFLTVIDVLSLIPSLKNIHCVLAKQSTYEIHQTAQINFQLFRYHPNLLRIPLLVVSFGNESTAEKLYITLYSGQPKEIVFNWHPTKRGIFDKLPFVLTGFDILGVLSKQRNGHLKGPFIVLPQLQLDVAQQLYEQLLLFQPEHASQFGHRTFTVRNFREYRMGDSLNSIDWKQSGKRNKWIIREYEQEAETVLHFLFYGLPHKKFEELVSIYYSFIQFTESKLSFQQTILAEYSQSQPTNQLFAEIQPLATETDLPFFSNKKLVLFAPTQTKKLTQQIDFLKKNNDVVLITLESTGGLYIAWEDQVVFIDQGGSMHEK; encoded by the coding sequence ATGATTGGGCTTTTGTTTTTTTTGGTCGCCATTTTTCTCTATACACTTATTTTTAACGAAAGTACTGGATGGATTCTTTTTTTCTTTTTGTTTTTTTTAACCGTAATTGATGTGCTTTCATTGATCCCATCTTTGAAAAACATTCATTGTGTCTTAGCAAAACAGTCTACCTATGAAATTCACCAAACAGCTCAAATCAACTTTCAGCTGTTCCGATATCACCCAAACTTACTTAGAATACCATTATTAGTTGTTTCTTTTGGCAATGAATCAACAGCAGAAAAATTGTATATCACGCTTTATTCTGGTCAACCTAAAGAAATTGTTTTTAATTGGCATCCTACCAAAAGAGGCATTTTTGACAAACTTCCATTCGTTCTAACGGGATTTGATATCTTGGGTGTACTGTCTAAGCAAAGAAACGGACATTTGAAGGGGCCTTTTATTGTATTACCCCAGTTACAACTTGATGTTGCCCAACAGCTTTATGAACAATTGTTATTGTTTCAACCTGAACATGCTTCTCAATTTGGTCATCGAACATTTACGGTTCGTAATTTCCGAGAATATCGAATGGGTGACTCTTTGAACAGTATCGATTGGAAGCAATCGGGAAAAAGAAACAAGTGGATTATCAGGGAGTATGAACAGGAAGCAGAAACCGTCCTTCATTTTCTTTTTTATGGCTTACCTCATAAAAAATTTGAAGAGTTGGTCTCTATCTATTATTCTTTTATTCAATTTACGGAATCCAAGCTTTCTTTTCAACAAACCATTTTAGCTGAATATTCGCAATCCCAACCGACCAATCAACTTTTTGCAGAGATTCAACCACTGGCAACGGAAACGGATTTACCGTTTTTCTCTAACAAAAAACTAGTACTTTTTGCTCCTACACAAACGAAAAAGCTCACTCAACAGATTGATTTTTTGAAGAAAAATAATGATGTGGTTCTCATCACGCTTGAATCAACTGGTGGTCTGTATATTGCTTGGGAAGATCAAGTTGTATTTATTGATCAAGGAGGTTCAATGCATGAAAAATAG
- a CDS encoding transglutaminase-like domain-containing protein, which translates to MKNRVKRKWTLAFLSFVMLSTVSLPFFNVYQLNQQPPVVFLIVLAFICSITVIGKNYLFRLLCYLFSYFFVLYCYFPFYRSFGLTWIAIFCQKILAVYSQIINKEINYIPDILALSILLFLLILLANLLIHYERWVFSYLLLIGYLLMLAVFNNLNLSFHVLILSCSAALIYLLQRYSIILPSKDKSKLFLVYVLVLFLTAGSSYLFPLLFPKVKDSLLIQTSSLRTYLNKQGLYQQIEEYGSPISSKTGFGEDDAQLGGPIKDSQAALFTALQTTPHYWRVETKSYYTGKGWKNNSEVTRGISEQPLRISTNPESQGSFTPEKMITLSFNESKTFLPYPYGNSVIPWEEVGRTEQIEAKQRINLLDKPTKIQLTWQESTFTADQLRQTPLQQTQEETQLPPNVSTRVQELAIRLTKNKKTLYDKVVAIEQYLKKEGNYRYSKTDTPYTPENEDYVDYFLFESNVGYCDNFSSAMIILLRSLGISSRWTKGFTQGDLDANSEEEYKEYIVRESHAHSWPEVYFEGFGWVPFEPTPGFTTIVSQKKTTEESVKNPSSESSTAETLSSSAPQKITASTSSDTKGEHTKITWGQGMIQWFPLFRKIAISLGVILTVIGGFFLKKYFFLLHFVFYRRIRPTDFIGAYIILLKKAEKVVYRHVNEPLTSYATRFEQIYPQFRGKFSQLTVLYESTFYGETKLKNADYAEILRYVATCLTHLKKFHD; encoded by the coding sequence ATGAAAAATAGAGTTAAACGGAAATGGACTCTTGCTTTCCTTAGTTTCGTCATGTTGTCGACTGTTAGTTTGCCTTTTTTTAACGTGTATCAATTAAACCAACAACCCCCAGTTGTTTTTCTAATTGTCTTGGCATTCATCTGCAGCATTACTGTAATTGGCAAAAATTACTTGTTTCGGCTTCTTTGTTATCTCTTTAGTTATTTCTTTGTATTGTATTGTTATTTTCCTTTCTATCGATCATTTGGCTTAACTTGGATTGCTATTTTTTGTCAGAAAATTCTGGCTGTTTATTCCCAAATTATAAACAAGGAAATAAACTATATACCTGATATTCTTGCACTATCCATACTCTTATTTTTATTGATTCTATTGGCAAACCTGCTTATTCACTATGAACGTTGGGTGTTTAGCTACTTGTTATTGATCGGCTATTTGCTAATGTTAGCTGTTTTTAACAATTTAAATCTAAGTTTCCATGTGCTTATACTCAGTTGTTCAGCAGCGCTCATTTATCTTTTACAGCGTTATTCAATAATACTTCCAAGTAAAGATAAAAGTAAGCTGTTTCTTGTTTATGTGCTCGTATTGTTTTTAACTGCTGGAAGTTCTTACTTGTTTCCTCTGCTTTTTCCTAAAGTCAAAGATTCTCTGCTTATACAAACAAGTTCACTCCGAACATATTTGAATAAACAAGGGCTTTACCAGCAGATTGAAGAATATGGCTCGCCAATTTCTAGCAAAACCGGTTTTGGTGAAGATGACGCTCAGTTGGGCGGTCCTATAAAAGATAGCCAGGCTGCGTTGTTTACAGCCTTGCAAACAACTCCACATTATTGGCGGGTTGAAACGAAAAGTTATTATACTGGGAAAGGCTGGAAAAACAATTCTGAGGTTACTAGAGGAATATCTGAGCAACCACTACGTATTTCAACAAATCCGGAATCCCAAGGTTCATTTACACCTGAAAAAATGATTACATTGTCTTTTAACGAGTCTAAAACATTTTTGCCTTATCCCTATGGAAATAGTGTTATCCCTTGGGAGGAAGTTGGTCGTACGGAACAGATTGAAGCAAAACAGCGGATCAATCTCTTAGATAAACCCACAAAAATTCAATTAACTTGGCAAGAGTCAACCTTTACCGCAGATCAACTAAGGCAAACACCACTGCAACAAACACAGGAAGAGACTCAACTTCCTCCGAATGTGTCTACTCGTGTTCAAGAATTGGCTATTCGTTTAACTAAAAATAAGAAAACACTTTATGACAAAGTAGTAGCTATTGAACAATACTTAAAAAAAGAAGGGAACTATCGTTATTCCAAAACAGATACACCTTATACACCAGAAAATGAAGACTATGTTGATTATTTCTTATTTGAGTCAAATGTAGGCTATTGCGATAATTTTTCTAGTGCAATGATCATTTTGCTTCGTTCTCTAGGGATATCCAGTCGATGGACAAAAGGCTTTACTCAAGGTGATCTTGATGCGAATTCTGAGGAAGAGTATAAAGAATATATTGTTCGTGAGAGTCATGCCCACTCATGGCCAGAAGTTTATTTTGAGGGTTTTGGCTGGGTTCCATTTGAACCTACACCAGGTTTTACCACTATTGTTAGCCAGAAAAAAACTACTGAGGAGTCCGTTAAGAATCCTTCGTCAGAAAGTTCCACCGCTGAAACGTTGTCTTCCTCTGCTCCCCAAAAGATAACTGCGTCAACTTCTAGCGATACAAAAGGCGAGCATACAAAAATAACTTGGGGTCAAGGAATGATTCAATGGTTTCCTCTTTTTAGAAAGATCGCGATTAGTTTAGGTGTTATCTTGACAGTCATTGGTGGCTTCTTTTTGAAAAAATATTTTTTCTTGCTTCATTTTGTTTTCTATCGACGCATAAGACCGACTGACTTTATTGGTGCGTATATAATTTTATTGAAGAAAGCTGAAAAAGTTGTTTATCGTCACGTGAATGAACCTTTAACTAGCTATGCCACACGATTTGAACAAATCTACCCACAATTTCGTGGTAAATTTAGCCAGTTAACAGTTCTATATGAATCTACCTTTTACGGCGAAACGAAACTTAAGAACGCTGATTATGCAGAAATATTGCGGTATGTAGCAACGTGTTTAACACATTTGAAAAAATTTCATGATTAA
- a CDS encoding C45 family autoproteolytic acyltransferase/hydolase, whose translation MIHRYIKVSGSAFERGVTIGEVLKMQIETNLASQKLFYKDSEEIRTKWLEKAQTYLAYTEKFAPDVVAEMQGVANGSGLDFQEILYLYTVYERSFFDALISDKCTSFAVSGHATIDGSVICGQTNDERLDEYRAEVDCVVHHVDTESELESLIYSHPGIPAYMGMNNYGLAVMWTYIDNGLRQEGVPTAGIIRELINKKTLKEAREYLYTVPHAVPNQFSLSHSLEGIASFECFPNKIYEHKTSDVMIHANHNSIALQEPEEGGSKTSHSRFEAMEAIVTESYGMIDANVGKQFLANHRNFPKSVCNHPSPEHPMSKSLASMVFDLGKGEMHLAFGNACEQPFHTYRFKQWFG comes from the coding sequence ATGATTCATCGTTATATAAAAGTATCAGGGTCAGCGTTTGAACGAGGTGTAACCATTGGCGAAGTGCTAAAAATGCAAATCGAAACCAATTTAGCTAGCCAAAAACTCTTCTATAAAGACTCAGAAGAAATAAGAACAAAATGGTTGGAAAAAGCACAAACCTATCTTGCATACACCGAAAAATTTGCACCAGATGTAGTTGCTGAAATGCAGGGAGTAGCTAATGGTAGCGGGCTGGATTTTCAAGAAATTCTTTATCTTTATACTGTTTATGAGCGTTCTTTTTTTGATGCGTTGATCAGTGATAAGTGTACATCTTTTGCGGTATCTGGACATGCGACCATCGACGGTTCGGTCATTTGCGGACAAACCAATGATGAACGTTTAGACGAATATCGCGCTGAAGTAGATTGTGTGGTTCATCATGTAGATACTGAATCTGAACTTGAATCATTGATTTATAGTCATCCGGGGATACCTGCTTATATGGGAATGAATAACTATGGATTAGCGGTTATGTGGACCTATATTGATAATGGACTTCGTCAAGAAGGCGTACCAACTGCGGGGATCATTCGAGAACTGATTAATAAAAAAACATTGAAGGAAGCACGGGAGTATTTATACACAGTTCCACATGCGGTGCCGAATCAATTTAGTTTATCCCATTCATTAGAAGGGATTGCAAGTTTTGAGTGTTTTCCCAACAAGATATATGAACATAAAACAAGCGATGTGATGATTCACGCCAATCACAACAGTATTGCTTTACAAGAACCAGAAGAAGGCGGGTCTAAAACCTCTCACTCTCGTTTTGAAGCAATGGAAGCAATCGTTACTGAAAGTTACGGAATGATTGATGCAAATGTAGGAAAACAGTTTTTAGCTAATCATCGTAACTTTCCTAAAAGTGTCTGTAATCACCCTTCACCAGAACATCCAATGTCAAAATCATTGGCTTCAATGGTTTTTGATTTAGGAAAAGGAGAAATGCATTTAGCTTTTGGAAATGCCTGTGAACAGCCATTTCATACGTATCGATTCAAACAATGGTTTGGATAA